A window of the Verrucomicrobiia bacterium genome harbors these coding sequences:
- a CDS encoding TAT-variant-translocated molybdopterin oxidoreductase, whose amino-acid sequence MKTIPPSQTEPKSGQQYWRSLDQLQDTAEFRQWLEREFPEGASEFTDPVSRRNFVKIMSASFLLAGVGLTGCRRPEEHILPFSKMPEDYVHGVAQYYASAFPTRGTAIPLVVKAHEGRPVKVEGNSQLPGSKGGTDQFAQASLLDLYDVDRAKRFTKDGAGIDRNAALDALSKLGADAVANKGAGLAFLLQRSSSPSRNRVQKAIAAKLTAAKWFIYEPVDFDIHRQAASAVFGKEVKPNYNLGEAKRILSLDADFIGNEEGGYSQIHGFAKGRKTRTNKDDMNRLYAVEALFTLTGANADHRLRVASSAVLPIAAKVALAILGGKSGFNTVTQALEPIAAQAKVDEKWITECAKDLVSSGKNSVVLAGYQQPLEVHLIAHVLNAALGSAGTVVSYLPADEPVRGTIQELAAALNAGEVTTLAILGGNPVYNAPADLNWSAAQAKATTVIRLGYTEDESFVKKGWHLPLAHYLESWGDARTSDGTLVPVQPLIQPLFNGITELEVLARLGGLAKTSAYEIVRETFNGLSNGGENAWRKFLHDGFLADSAAKAVSVSVSLGNTGDALKNAKVLPAPSQNALEVVFHRSYSVDDGRFANNGWMQETPNPITKVTWDNVVIVSPDTAKALGVGRFNDKNALGLGGWVSGEKEISQTPTAERGKFYNQVVDVTVGGKTVSGPIWIVPGMADNVIALELGYGRPDAGRIAKSQKAPAGFNVYPIRTTNALHIASGAKLTANTTAEPYEVACTQEHGVMEGRSIIREANLEQYKKQPDFAKLMNLHPAPVTPALQAKGVKEAPSMYPNPLDQWKDKAVHQWGMAIDLSACVGCTACLVACQSENNVPIVGKDQVRRGREMSWLRLDRYFAGDVLNPQIAFQPMLCQHCEAAPCENVCPVNATAHDEEGLNVMAYNRCVGTRYCSNNCPYKVRRFNYLDYNKRGLMDLVGPHYRTPMLAEVEGEWAMTRWWKSPEKGWRSDEEWELLKLAKNPDVSVRMRGVMEKCSFCVQRIEGAKIAQKVKARDTDAVAVPDGTIKTACQQACPADAIAFGNIKDPNSEVSKWKALDRDYSVLDFLLTKPRTTYLARLRNPNPALLGKEEKDQYPGTSQEWLNKHNSFEHHGPAAHGAHGHDDHGHKAEESKKGTH is encoded by the coding sequence ATGAAAACAATTCCCCCTTCCCAAACGGAACCGAAGTCTGGCCAGCAATACTGGCGCAGTTTGGACCAGTTGCAGGATACTGCGGAGTTCCGTCAGTGGCTCGAGCGCGAGTTCCCTGAAGGCGCGAGCGAGTTCACGGACCCAGTTTCCCGCCGTAATTTCGTCAAGATCATGTCCGCCTCGTTCCTGCTCGCAGGCGTGGGGTTGACGGGTTGCCGTCGTCCGGAAGAGCACATCCTGCCGTTCTCGAAGATGCCGGAGGATTACGTGCACGGTGTGGCGCAGTATTACGCTTCGGCGTTCCCGACTCGTGGCACGGCCATCCCGCTGGTGGTGAAGGCGCATGAAGGCCGCCCGGTGAAGGTGGAAGGCAACAGCCAGTTGCCTGGCAGTAAGGGTGGTACGGATCAATTCGCGCAGGCTTCCTTGCTGGATCTGTATGATGTGGACCGCGCGAAGCGTTTCACGAAAGACGGCGCTGGCATTGATCGCAATGCAGCTCTGGATGCTTTAAGCAAGCTCGGTGCGGATGCCGTGGCGAACAAGGGTGCCGGTCTGGCGTTCCTGTTGCAGCGTAGCAGCTCACCTTCCCGCAATCGCGTGCAGAAGGCGATCGCGGCCAAGTTGACGGCGGCGAAGTGGTTCATTTACGAACCCGTTGATTTCGACATCCATCGTCAGGCGGCCTCGGCAGTGTTCGGCAAGGAAGTGAAGCCGAATTACAACCTCGGCGAAGCCAAGCGCATCCTCTCCCTCGACGCTGATTTCATCGGCAACGAAGAGGGTGGTTATTCGCAGATTCACGGCTTTGCGAAGGGCCGCAAGACGCGCACGAACAAGGACGACATGAACCGCCTCTATGCGGTTGAAGCGTTGTTCACGTTGACGGGTGCGAATGCGGATCACCGCTTGCGCGTTGCTTCGAGCGCCGTTCTGCCGATCGCGGCGAAGGTCGCGTTGGCGATTCTCGGCGGCAAGAGTGGTTTCAATACAGTCACCCAAGCCTTGGAGCCGATCGCGGCGCAGGCGAAGGTGGACGAGAAGTGGATCACGGAATGCGCGAAGGATCTCGTGTCCAGCGGCAAGAACAGCGTGGTGCTCGCGGGTTATCAGCAGCCGCTGGAAGTTCACCTTATCGCGCATGTGCTCAATGCCGCGCTCGGTTCGGCGGGCACGGTGGTCAGCTACCTCCCGGCGGATGAGCCGGTGCGGGGCACGATCCAAGAACTCGCTGCCGCGTTGAACGCGGGCGAAGTCACTACCCTCGCCATCCTCGGTGGCAATCCGGTTTACAATGCTCCCGCAGATCTGAACTGGTCGGCTGCGCAAGCCAAGGCCACGACGGTCATCCGCTTGGGCTACACGGAAGACGAATCTTTCGTGAAGAAGGGCTGGCACTTGCCGCTCGCTCATTACTTGGAATCTTGGGGTGATGCCCGCACGTCCGATGGCACGTTGGTGCCCGTGCAGCCGCTCATCCAACCGTTGTTCAACGGTATCACGGAACTCGAAGTGCTCGCCCGCCTCGGTGGTTTGGCCAAGACGAGCGCCTACGAAATCGTTCGTGAGACCTTCAATGGCCTCAGCAACGGTGGCGAGAATGCCTGGCGCAAGTTCCTGCATGACGGTTTCCTGGCGGACAGCGCAGCGAAGGCAGTTTCGGTAAGCGTGAGCCTCGGCAATACCGGTGATGCGTTGAAGAACGCGAAGGTGCTTCCGGCTCCTAGCCAGAACGCGCTCGAAGTGGTGTTCCACCGCAGCTACAGCGTGGATGATGGTCGCTTCGCGAATAACGGCTGGATGCAAGAGACGCCGAACCCGATCACGAAAGTGACTTGGGACAACGTCGTGATCGTCAGCCCGGATACGGCCAAGGCCTTGGGTGTCGGTCGCTTCAACGACAAGAATGCGTTGGGTCTCGGCGGCTGGGTCAGCGGCGAGAAGGAAATTTCCCAGACTCCGACAGCAGAGCGCGGCAAGTTCTACAATCAAGTCGTCGATGTGACGGTTGGTGGTAAGACAGTTAGCGGTCCGATCTGGATCGTGCCGGGCATGGCGGACAACGTCATCGCTCTGGAACTCGGCTATGGCCGTCCGGACGCGGGTCGTATCGCCAAGTCCCAGAAGGCTCCGGCCGGTTTCAATGTCTATCCGATTCGTACGACGAATGCGTTGCACATCGCTTCGGGTGCGAAACTGACGGCGAATACCACGGCTGAACCATACGAAGTGGCCTGCACACAGGAACATGGCGTGATGGAAGGCCGCTCGATCATCCGCGAGGCGAACTTGGAGCAATACAAGAAGCAGCCCGATTTCGCGAAGTTGATGAACCTGCATCCAGCTCCGGTCACTCCGGCGTTGCAGGCCAAGGGCGTGAAAGAGGCGCCTTCGATGTATCCGAATCCGCTGGATCAGTGGAAGGACAAGGCGGTCCATCAGTGGGGCATGGCCATCGACCTCAGCGCGTGCGTGGGTTGCACAGCGTGCTTGGTCGCGTGCCAGAGCGAGAACAACGTCCCGATCGTCGGCAAGGACCAAGTCCGCCGCGGTCGCGAGATGAGCTGGCTCCGTTTGGACCGTTATTTTGCCGGCGATGTGCTGAATCCGCAGATCGCCTTCCAGCCGATGCTGTGCCAGCACTGCGAGGCTGCACCGTGCGAAAACGTTTGCCCGGTGAATGCGACCGCGCACGACGAAGAAGGCCTGAACGTCATGGCCTACAACCGTTGTGTCGGTACGCGCTACTGCTCGAACAACTGCCCATATAAGGTCCGCCGCTTCAACTACCTCGACTACAACAAGCGTGGTCTGATGGATCTCGTCGGACCGCACTACCGCACGCCGATGCTGGCGGAAGTCGAAGGCGAATGGGCGATGACCCGCTGGTGGAAGAGCCCAGAAAAAGGCTGGCGTTCCGACGAAGAGTGGGAGCTGCTCAAGCTCGCGAAGAATCCGGATGTCAGCGTGCGTATGCGCGGCGTCATGGAGAAGTGCTCCTTCTGCGTGCAACGCATCGAAGGCGCGAAGATCGCCCAGAAGGTCAAGGCGCGTGACACGGATGCCGTGGCTGTGCCCGATGGCACCATCAAGACCGCTTGCCAACAGGCTTGCCCGGCGGATGCGATCGCGTTCGGTAACATCAAAGACCCGAACAGCGAAGTGTCCAAGTGGAAAGCTCTGGACCGCGATTACTCGGTGCTGGACTTCTTGCTCACCAAGCCCCGCACGACTTATCTGGCGCGCTTGCGCAATCCGAACCCGGCTTTGCTGGGTAAGGAAGAGAAAGATCAATATCCGGGCACCTCGCAAGAGTGGCTCAACAAACACAACAGTTTTGAACATCACGGTCCGGCTGCTCATGGAGCGCATGGCCACGATGACCACGGCCACAAGGCCGAAGAGTCCAAGAAAGGAACGCACTAA
- the nrfD gene encoding NrfD/PsrC family molybdoenzyme membrane anchor subunit, with product MSEAAAIPANFKVQAPPVELEREELVTRQRDIGWISDRVASVIEGKTPLWWWAMMVPSLILYGCLGAMIFYQISVGVGVWGNSHPVMWGWDIINFVWWIGIGHAGTLISAILFLLRQKWRTSINRASEAMTIFAVMCAGIYPALHVGRIWFDWFLFPIPNSNDIWPQFRSPLMWDVFAVSTYFTVSVLFWFMGLIPDLAVMRDRAKTKLRKFAYGVFSFGWTGSNRHWSNYEKAYLLLAGLSTPLVLSVHSIVSLDFAVSQLPGWHTTIFPPYFVAGAVFSGFGMVLTLLVPLRTLCKLEDIITMRHIDLMCKVILATGSIVGYAYIMELFIAWYSGSPYERYAFLNRISGPYYWGYLWMFLPNVIIPQLFWFKWFRSNLMVIFILSLIVNIGMWFERFVIIVTSLHRDFLPANWGWYSPTWVDILMYLGTFGQFFTLFLLFMRFIPMIAIGEVKAITPQADPHHPLGGAKVGGHH from the coding sequence ATGTCAGAAGCAGCCGCGATTCCAGCTAATTTCAAGGTCCAAGCTCCCCCCGTGGAGCTGGAGCGCGAAGAGTTAGTAACAAGGCAGCGCGACATCGGTTGGATATCCGACCGGGTCGCCTCCGTCATCGAAGGCAAAACACCCCTCTGGTGGTGGGCCATGATGGTGCCGAGCCTCATCCTCTACGGATGCTTGGGCGCGATGATCTTTTACCAGATCTCCGTCGGCGTCGGTGTGTGGGGTAACAGCCACCCGGTCATGTGGGGCTGGGACATCATCAACTTCGTGTGGTGGATCGGTATCGGTCACGCCGGTACGTTGATCTCCGCGATTCTCTTCCTGCTCCGGCAGAAGTGGCGTACTTCCATCAACCGTGCGTCCGAGGCGATGACGATCTTTGCCGTGATGTGCGCCGGTATTTATCCGGCCTTGCACGTTGGTCGTATCTGGTTTGACTGGTTCCTGTTCCCGATTCCGAACTCGAATGACATCTGGCCGCAGTTCCGCTCGCCGCTGATGTGGGACGTGTTCGCCGTCTCGACCTACTTCACGGTCTCCGTGTTGTTCTGGTTCATGGGTTTGATTCCTGACCTCGCGGTCATGCGTGATCGTGCGAAGACCAAGCTCCGCAAGTTCGCTTACGGCGTGTTCTCCTTCGGTTGGACGGGTTCCAACCGTCACTGGAGCAACTACGAAAAAGCGTATCTGTTGCTGGCCGGTCTCTCGACACCGCTGGTGCTTTCCGTGCACTCCATCGTGTCATTGGACTTCGCCGTCTCCCAGCTTCCGGGCTGGCACACGACGATCTTCCCGCCATACTTCGTGGCTGGTGCCGTGTTCTCCGGCTTCGGCATGGTGCTGACGTTGCTCGTCCCGCTCCGCACATTGTGCAAGCTGGAAGACATCATCACGATGCGTCACATCGATCTGATGTGCAAAGTCATCTTGGCGACGGGTTCCATCGTGGGTTACGCCTACATCATGGAGCTGTTCATCGCCTGGTATAGCGGCAGCCCATATGAACGCTATGCGTTCCTGAACCGTATCTCTGGTCCTTACTACTGGGGTTACCTCTGGATGTTCCTGCCGAACGTGATCATCCCGCAATTGTTCTGGTTCAAATGGTTCCGGAGCAACTTGATGGTCATCTTCATCCTGTCACTCATCGTGAACATCGGCATGTGGTTCGAGCGTTTCGTCATCATCGTGACCTCTCTGCACCGCGATTTCCTCCCGGCGAACTGGGGTTGGTATTCACCTACGTGGGTGGACATCCTGATGTATCTCGGCACATTCGGTCAGTTCTTTACCCTGTTCCTGCTGTTCATGCGCTTCATCCCGATGATCGCCATTGGTGAAGTGAAAGCCATAACGCCGCAGGCCGATCCGCATCACCCGCTCGGTGGTGCCAAAGTTGGAGGACATCACTAA
- a CDS encoding DUF3341 domain-containing protein produces MSASKPYGLLAEFDKPADVMHAAELVRDAGYKVWDVHTPYPIHGMDDAMGLKNSKVGWFSFIGGITGYTSGMLLIWWTNAVDYKIMIGGKPMFSPFGAFPPSYELTILFGAFGALFGMLFLNRLPRLHHPLLKHDRFKLATHDKYFIVIETADPKYSPKETRELLEKAGSTRIELVEE; encoded by the coding sequence ATGTCAGCGAGCAAGCCATACGGCCTCTTGGCCGAATTTGACAAACCCGCCGATGTCATGCACGCGGCCGAATTGGTCCGCGATGCCGGTTACAAGGTCTGGGACGTGCACACGCCGTATCCCATCCACGGCATGGATGACGCCATGGGGTTGAAGAACTCCAAGGTCGGCTGGTTCTCCTTCATCGGCGGTATCACTGGTTACACCAGCGGAATGCTGCTCATCTGGTGGACGAACGCCGTGGACTACAAGATCATGATCGGCGGCAAGCCGATGTTCAGCCCGTTCGGCGCATTCCCGCCGTCCTACGAGTTGACGATTCTCTTCGGCGCATTCGGTGCGCTGTTCGGCATGCTGTTCCTGAACCGCCTGCCGCGTTTGCATCACCCGCTCCTGAAGCACGACCGCTTCAAGCTGGCGACTCATGACAAATATTTCATCGTGATCGAGACTGCCGATCCGAAGTATTCACCGAAAGAAACCCGCGAGTTGCTGGAAAAGGCCGGCAGCACACGCATCGAACTCGTGGAGGAATAA
- a CDS encoding cytochrome c, giving the protein MKYFFGFLVLAVVSVLLIAGRRGDHSSKPPIEVIPDMDRQPKLRPQAGNNFFGDGKSSQVKVEGTIARGSHYEDNAVNTGKITGTTNWVELIPVQVTAQLMARGHERYDINCAPCHGKVGDGKGITTKYAMVAVANFHDQRLIEMTDGEIFNTITHGKNLMGPYGANIDIEDRWAIIAYLRTLQRSRLATIDDVPAAARSSLNK; this is encoded by the coding sequence ATGAAATACTTTTTTGGTTTTCTGGTTTTGGCCGTGGTGTCCGTCCTGCTGATCGCAGGCCGGCGCGGCGACCATTCCTCCAAGCCCCCGATTGAGGTCATCCCGGACATGGATCGCCAGCCCAAGCTGCGTCCCCAGGCCGGTAATAATTTCTTCGGTGACGGCAAGAGTTCCCAGGTGAAGGTGGAAGGCACGATCGCCCGTGGTTCTCATTATGAGGACAACGCGGTGAACACGGGCAAGATCACCGGCACCACGAACTGGGTGGAATTGATCCCGGTGCAAGTCACGGCGCAACTCATGGCCCGCGGTCATGAACGCTATGACATCAACTGCGCCCCTTGTCACGGCAAGGTGGGCGATGGCAAAGGCATCACGACCAAGTATGCGATGGTGGCCGTGGCGAACTTCCACGACCAGCGCCTGATCGAGATGACGGATGGTGAGATCTTCAACACCATCACTCACGGCAAGAACCTGATGGGACCGTACGGTGCGAACATCGATATCGAAGATCGCTGGGCGATCATCGCCTATCTCCGCACCTTGCAACGCAGTCGCCTCGCAACCATTGATGACGTTCCGGCAGCGGCCCGTTCATCCTTGAACAAATAA
- a CDS encoding cbb3-type cytochrome c oxidase subunit I yields the protein MSSAPHTTEAVCTPEVTPAQIDASCRVPLLLIFVSSAAWLVISSILGLIASVKMHSPTLLADCRFFTFGHVQAAAFNTLLYGFIAQAAIGVMLWLIARLGRTTLVGGGFAAVGAIFWNLGVTLGLIGIMIGDGSGYEWFEFPKYAAGVLLGAYFLMGLVGGFTFASRKNEEMYPSQWFLLAALFWFPWTYATAVALIHWSPVAGVMQSIVHQWFAHNFVTVWLGSIGIATAFYFVPKISGKPLASYSYALVTFWFLLIFGGMGGMHHGMPVPAWLPSLSTVMAFLLIGPVLAFILNLQKTLFDGDGGLPKSIVLNFIIGGSVALLAGSLMKAVGSIPYINDYTYFTYFTTAQSKLFLLGFASLILLGAVYHIVPQVTGMEWPFEGAIKAHFYLAVAGTLFIVVPLAIGGVMQGGKLASTANFGDVTKAAMMAFRPSTLGDLLWLFGSMALLANIKLLIFRMVKANVVCCVCDSKTAKTREATV from the coding sequence ATGAGTTCGGCTCCCCATACAACTGAAGCGGTCTGCACGCCTGAGGTGACTCCGGCACAGATTGATGCTTCATGCCGTGTCCCGCTGTTGCTGATTTTCGTCAGCTCGGCGGCGTGGCTGGTCATCAGTTCAATCTTGGGCCTGATCGCCTCGGTCAAGATGCACAGCCCCACGTTGCTGGCGGACTGCCGCTTCTTCACTTTCGGTCATGTGCAAGCCGCAGCGTTTAATACGCTGCTCTACGGTTTCATCGCCCAAGCGGCGATTGGTGTCATGCTCTGGCTCATAGCCCGGTTGGGGCGCACTACACTCGTTGGCGGTGGATTCGCTGCTGTCGGTGCCATCTTCTGGAACCTCGGGGTCACCCTCGGTCTGATCGGTATCATGATCGGTGACGGTTCTGGTTATGAATGGTTTGAGTTTCCGAAGTATGCAGCGGGAGTCTTGCTGGGTGCTTACTTCCTGATGGGGTTGGTCGGTGGCTTCACCTTCGCCAGCCGGAAGAACGAGGAGATGTATCCTTCCCAATGGTTCTTGCTGGCCGCGTTGTTCTGGTTCCCATGGACCTATGCTACAGCGGTTGCCTTGATTCATTGGTCCCCGGTTGCGGGCGTGATGCAGTCCATCGTGCACCAATGGTTTGCCCATAACTTCGTAACGGTCTGGTTGGGCAGCATCGGTATCGCCACCGCGTTCTATTTTGTTCCCAAAATTTCCGGCAAGCCGCTGGCCAGCTACAGCTATGCACTGGTCACGTTCTGGTTCTTGCTGATCTTTGGCGGAATGGGCGGCATGCACCACGGCATGCCGGTTCCGGCATGGTTGCCTTCGCTCAGCACGGTGATGGCGTTTTTGCTCATTGGTCCGGTGCTGGCGTTCATTCTGAATTTGCAAAAGACGTTGTTCGATGGAGACGGTGGGTTACCCAAGAGCATTGTTCTTAATTTTATCATCGGCGGTTCCGTCGCTTTGTTGGCAGGCTCTTTGATGAAGGCTGTCGGCTCGATTCCTTACATCAACGACTACACCTATTTCACTTACTTCACTACGGCACAAAGCAAGTTGTTCTTGTTGGGCTTTGCCTCGTTGATCCTGCTCGGTGCGGTTTATCACATCGTCCCCCAAGTGACTGGTATGGAATGGCCTTTCGAAGGTGCGATCAAGGCTCACTTCTACCTTGCTGTGGCAGGCACCCTCTTCATCGTGGTGCCGCTGGCCATCGGTGGTGTCATGCAAGGCGGGAAACTGGCTTCGACCGCCAACTTTGGCGACGTGACCAAGGCAGCCATGATGGCCTTCCGCCCCAGCACACTAGGAGACTTGCTCTGGCTCTTCGGCAGCATGGCGCTGTTGGCAAATATCAAACTTCTCATCTTCCGTATGGTGAAGGCGAATGTCGTCTGCTGTGTCTGCGACTCCAAGACGGCCAAGACCCGGGAGGCCACAGTATGA
- a CDS encoding cbb3-type cytochrome c oxidase subunit II, which yields MNQGPLVFLGIFVTLVTSWFGMIFVPQAQVGNLQPVKAEVSGGLYPAAKSGMAQQGAEVYRQQGCYYCHSQQIRQSGVHFDVILIKAGSNTNDLIKAIAKHNGQFGEAALRKLIQGTPVEVLSGVTLEEAEKLNNEIGAIKVTDDSNPQSTYRAVAQGADFDREWGARRTVAPDYLFERTPMLGELRVGPDLTNIGSRQTNAVWHLTHLYNPKLVAEGSKMPPYKFLFEKRKKGHVASPDALTLPDIEPDMEVVPTQDSKVLVAYLLSLKTTTPIFETPMPPVIKKEQPATNDTAKAATAP from the coding sequence ATGAATCAAGGTCCTCTAGTTTTCCTGGGCATATTCGTGACCTTGGTCACTTCCTGGTTCGGCATGATTTTTGTGCCGCAAGCGCAGGTCGGCAATCTCCAGCCGGTGAAGGCCGAAGTGAGCGGAGGCCTCTATCCGGCGGCGAAGTCCGGTATGGCACAACAAGGCGCGGAAGTCTATCGCCAGCAAGGTTGCTACTACTGCCATAGCCAGCAGATTCGCCAGAGCGGTGTTCATTTCGATGTCATCCTCATTAAGGCGGGTAGCAATACCAATGACCTCATCAAGGCCATTGCCAAGCACAACGGCCAGTTCGGCGAGGCTGCCTTGCGTAAACTGATCCAGGGCACACCCGTGGAAGTCCTGTCCGGTGTGACCTTGGAAGAAGCTGAGAAGCTCAATAACGAGATCGGTGCCATCAAAGTGACAGACGACAGCAATCCGCAGAGCACTTACCGCGCCGTGGCACAGGGTGCTGATTTCGACCGCGAATGGGGTGCCCGCCGCACGGTTGCTCCAGACTATCTCTTCGAACGCACACCGATGCTTGGCGAACTGCGCGTAGGCCCTGATCTGACCAATATCGGTTCGCGCCAGACCAACGCCGTTTGGCATCTCACCCATCTATACAATCCCAAGCTGGTTGCTGAAGGTTCCAAGATGCCGCCTTACAAGTTCCTGTTCGAGAAACGAAAGAAAGGTCATGTCGCATCACCGGACGCGCTGACATTGCCAGACATAGAACCTGACATGGAAGTGGTGCCGACCCAAGACTCAAAAGTTTTGGTAGCCTATCTCCTGAGCCTGAAAACCACGACGCCAATCTTTGAGACTCCGATGCCGCCAGTGATCAAGAAGGAGCAGCCCGCGACGAATGACACGGCCAAAGCTGCAACTGCGCCATGA
- a CDS encoding cytochrome c, whose product MSNSKNNKNGGAPVEGPEPTVKHGHSPLWVFVTAGLLLYSGMGFLADRAGGFNNQVYEPYPSLAYVKRAHPPQGDDPVARGKKVFEARGCGGCHGAEGGGTPGVNPPLAGSEWVLAEGPNRLVRIVLNGLNGPITVKGQAYNGQMPAMGDGLTDREIADLLSFLRKSWGNNASVVTEAQVKPVASEVRGKPQWKPADLLALPDK is encoded by the coding sequence ATGAGTAATTCCAAGAACAATAAGAATGGTGGCGCTCCCGTTGAGGGACCGGAACCAACCGTCAAACACGGACACTCTCCCCTGTGGGTGTTTGTGACGGCTGGTTTGTTGCTCTACTCAGGTATGGGTTTCCTGGCCGACCGCGCCGGTGGTTTCAATAATCAAGTTTACGAGCCATATCCCTCGCTTGCTTATGTGAAACGTGCTCATCCCCCGCAAGGTGATGACCCCGTGGCCCGTGGTAAGAAAGTCTTTGAAGCCCGTGGTTGCGGTGGTTGCCATGGCGCCGAAGGTGGTGGCACACCGGGTGTTAACCCGCCCTTGGCTGGTTCTGAATGGGTGTTGGCCGAAGGCCCGAACCGACTGGTTCGCATCGTTCTCAACGGTCTTAATGGGCCTATCACGGTCAAAGGCCAGGCCTACAACGGCCAGATGCCTGCGATGGGTGATGGCCTGACGGATCGTGAGATTGCTGATCTGCTCAGCTTCCTCCGCAAGTCATGGGGCAATAATGCCTCCGTCGTGACCGAAGCCCAAGTGAAGCCCGTCGCCTCCGAAGTCCGCGGCAAGCCGCAATGGAAGCCCGCTGATCTCCTGGCGCTGCCGGATAAATAA
- the queG gene encoding tRNA epoxyqueuosine(34) reductase QueG gives MKEAIRQRALELGFDLCRFTSANPPASGPHLNEWLAEGKHGEMGWLQRNAYKRTDPQQVLPGARSMICLAISYHAEAWKGEAYEGKGVMARYARHTDYHDVLAGPLKQLSDFIDAQGGEGTHSLWYVDTGPLLERDLAQRAGIGFAGKHTNLISRHLGNWFFLSEIITTLELEPDTGELNRCGTCHRCLDACPTNALPAPFQLDARRCISYLTIELKGSIPVELRPLIGNRIYGCDECLAVCPWNRFAKEASLLRPHRREDMSAPDLLELLRLDAAGFKQRFAGTPVLRTKRRGLLRNVCVALGNTAGVEALPALKQARGDAEPLIAEHAEWAIRQIEERIAKMAAKNGQ, from the coding sequence GTGAAGGAAGCCATCCGCCAACGCGCCCTAGAACTGGGCTTTGACCTCTGCCGCTTCACCAGCGCCAACCCACCGGCCAGCGGTCCACATCTGAACGAATGGCTGGCGGAAGGAAAACATGGCGAAATGGGCTGGCTCCAGCGCAATGCCTACAAGCGCACTGATCCTCAACAAGTCCTGCCCGGAGCACGTTCGATGATTTGCCTGGCGATCAGCTATCATGCCGAGGCATGGAAAGGTGAAGCATATGAAGGCAAAGGGGTGATGGCGCGCTATGCCCGGCACACGGATTATCACGATGTGCTGGCTGGGCCGCTCAAACAGCTATCGGATTTCATCGACGCGCAAGGCGGTGAAGGCACACACTCGCTTTGGTATGTGGATACGGGGCCCTTGCTGGAGCGTGATCTGGCGCAACGGGCTGGCATCGGCTTCGCTGGCAAGCATACGAATCTTATCAGCCGTCATTTAGGCAACTGGTTCTTCCTCTCGGAGATCATCACCACCTTGGAATTGGAGCCAGATACAGGTGAATTGAACCGTTGCGGCACCTGTCATCGTTGCTTGGATGCCTGTCCGACCAACGCCCTGCCCGCTCCTTTTCAATTGGATGCACGACGTTGCATTTCCTATCTCACCATCGAGTTAAAAGGTTCCATCCCGGTAGAGTTACGACCGCTGATCGGCAACCGCATCTACGGCTGCGATGAGTGTTTGGCGGTCTGCCCTTGGAACCGCTTTGCCAAAGAGGCCTCGCTGCTCCGCCCGCATCGGCGTGAGGATATGAGCGCCCCTGATCTGCTGGAGCTGTTACGATTGGATGCGGCTGGCTTCAAACAGCGCTTTGCCGGAACACCGGTATTGCGCACCAAACGCCGGGGTTTGCTCCGAAATGTTTGCGTGGCTTTGGGGAATACTGCGGGAGTGGAAGCATTGCCTGCTTTGAAACAAGCCCGTGGTGATGCCGAACCGTTGATCGCAGAACATGCAGAATGGGCGATCCGCCAAATCGAAGAACGCATCGCCAAAATGGCAGCGAAAAACGGGCAATAA
- a CDS encoding shikimate kinase: MSLGRELRNITLVGFMGTGKSTVGQQVAAILRFHFLDTDAMIEHQVNKPIPRIFAEEGEPAFRQYERETVAKLGEMSSVVIATGGGLVCNHANMEALKAHSLVVCLWAAPETIWRRVKNQAHRPLLHDPDPQAKIERLLGEREPHYRKADVLVSTEFRSVREVAQQICHQFHLAQRDFGKSQ, encoded by the coding sequence ATGAGTCTCGGACGGGAATTGCGGAACATAACCTTGGTAGGCTTTATGGGCACCGGCAAATCGACGGTGGGCCAGCAAGTCGCCGCTATCCTGCGTTTCCATTTCTTGGATACGGACGCCATGATCGAGCATCAGGTGAACAAACCCATCCCCCGGATCTTCGCCGAGGAAGGCGAACCGGCCTTCCGCCAATATGAGCGGGAAACGGTCGCCAAGCTGGGGGAGATGTCATCCGTGGTCATCGCCACAGGTGGCGGATTGGTGTGCAATCACGCCAATATGGAGGCTCTTAAGGCCCATTCCCTCGTCGTTTGCCTCTGGGCAGCCCCGGAGACCATCTGGAGGCGGGTAAAGAACCAGGCGCACCGCCCCCTGCTCCACGATCCCGATCCGCAGGCCAAGATCGAACGCCTGCTCGGTGAACGGGAGCCGCACTATCGCAAAGCGGATGTCTTGGTGAGCACGGAATTCCGCTCGGTCCGGGAAGTAGCCCAACAGATTTGCCATCAGTTCCACCTCGCTCAGCGTGATTTTGGCAAAAGCCAGTGA